TTCCTTTCTTCAACTTTTACTAAAATGATAAACTGCAAATACAACGACTGACTACAGCGTTCCGCTTGAGACGCTGGTTAGCCCGCACGTTGAGCAGTGAGCACAAAATAATTACCTCGCTTGTCTGAACCCATTTGAAGTAAGCCAGGTGTAAATCCTCTCGCTACGAGAGCAACCTTTAGTTCTTCAGTCGAATAAGGTATAAATCCGCATTTATCTAAACCTGCTCCACTGACATCTTTATCTGCTGTGTAACCAATTACCAACTCGCCACCAGGCCTAATAACTCGAAACAACTCTGTAAAACATCTATCAAGATCAGACCAGAAGTAAATAGTATTCACAGTGCAAGCTTTATTAAAATTAGCATCCGGAAATGGCAATGCTTCAACGGTTCCTTTCTTAATCTCTAGACGACCAGACTTGATCATATCTTGAAATCGTTCTCTGCTATTTGCCACCATCTCTTCAGAGAGTTCAATACCTGCAACAAATCCCTCCGACGCACTCTGAACTATTTTTTTTAGCAATGCTGCACCACCAAAACCGATTTCAAGTACGCGATCTGATCGCTGGATTGCCATTTGGT
The nucleotide sequence above comes from Ignavibacteriales bacterium. Encoded proteins:
- a CDS encoding class I SAM-dependent methyltransferase, with protein sequence MGRLLNRTTSSHNALVFNQMAIQRSDRVLEIGFGGAALLKKIVQSASEGFVAGIELSEEMVANSRERFQDMIKSGRLEIKKGTVEALPFPDANFNKACTVNTIYFWSDLDRCFTELFRVIRPGGELVIGYTADKDVSGAGLDKCGFIPYSTEELKVALVARGFTPGLLQMGSDKRGNYFVLTAQRAG